One segment of Chiloscyllium plagiosum isolate BGI_BamShark_2017 chromosome 5, ASM401019v2, whole genome shotgun sequence DNA contains the following:
- the LOC122550044 gene encoding LOW QUALITY PROTEIN: threonine synthase-like 1 (The sequence of the model RefSeq protein was modified relative to this genomic sequence to represent the inferred CDS: deleted 2 bases in 1 codon; substituted 1 base at 1 genomic stop codon) has protein sequence MLSTMLSTPKSLVGEKNIVLLGPPGAGKTTVAVFIGQITGLPVIDINEILEETWHMSVAQKLQEVGEELFLQEEGEIIPKLSTVRGVISLTGSNPMHLSSMNHVKQNGIIVYLDVSLEDILERLEGMNIDHIVGLRPGVSVQDIFQYRQQFYHQWYDVRVLCQAGDTAEAVAVKVLDGIKRYQDSKSGIFVSTRSVNNDSEFMQNPGFFTDVVIEGLALDGGLFVPADPLPELTAGEWQRLVEASYTERAQILLEKFIHPNDVPAVNLREMVMKVYGQNFSCNKIAPVRHLGGSQFLLELFYGPTASFMDFALQMLPQLFAYCMPRTCNYLILVVTSGDTGCAVLDGFLRLTNADKQRIAILTFFPEETISQVQKAQMISYKAENVKSVGVKSNFDFCQMIIKQIFTNSDYRGFLTVEYGLYTQLSFVYCNSTNWACXLPKVVYHASSYLDLINQGVITFGDPIDVCIPTGNFDNILVAVYAKHIGIPIRKFICASNQDATLTDFIRTGKYDLRHGNVTAFSPTLDVLRAYNIERYLHLVSQGDGLLMTKLFSQLKEQYYFQVPLLERIQRDFMSDWCSEGECLDAIYSVYRSTGYILDPDTAMAKLVADRQHDGTCSVVVMSTAHPCKSAAAVLQALKVKEISQRPIDQLQMLNSLNSMPSIHNAVLERIGKAHTQDYQVCPAEPSDIMDNIERFIYQKFMCVA, from the exons ATGCTGTCCACAATGCTGTCTACACCTAAGTCACTGGTTGGCGAAAAGAACATTGTTCTTCTTGGTCCTCCTGGTGCAGGGAAGACAACAGTAGCagtgtttattggtcagattactgGTCTTCCTGTAATAGATATTAATGAGATACTTGAAGAGACATGGCACATGAGTGTTGCTCAGAAGCTGCAGGAGGTTGGTGAGGAACTATTTTTGCAAGAGGAGGGAGAAATCATTCCGAAGCTTTCAACAGTCAGAGGTGTTATTTCTCTTACTGGGTCCAATCCTATGCATCTCTCTAGTATGAACCATGTTAAACAGAATGGAATTATTGTTTACCTTGACGTATCGCTTGAAGATATACTGGAGAGACTTGAAGGGATGAATATTGACCATATTGTAGGGCTGAGGCCTGGTGTTTCAGTGCAAGACATATTTCAGTACAGACAGCAGTTTTACCACCAGTGGTATGATGTACGTGTCCTCTGTCAGGCTGGTGACACAGCTGAAGCTGTTGCTGTGAAGGTTCTTGATGGTATAAAGAGGTATCAAGACTCTAAATCAGGAATATTTGTTTCCACCAGAAGTGTAAATAATGACTCTGAGTTCATGCAAAACCCCGGCTTCTTCACTGATGTTGTTATCGAAGGCCTGGCTTTAGATGGAGGTCTCTTTGTGCCTGCAGATCCACTTCCAGAATTGACTGCTGGAGAGTGGCAAAGATTGGTTGAAGCTTCTTACACTGAACGGGCACAAATCCTACTTGAGAAGTTCATCCATCCTAATGATGTGCCAGCTGTCAACCTGCGAGAGATGGTAATGAAAGTATATGGACAGAATTTTTCTTGTAACAAGATAGCACCTGTCAGACATTTGGGCGGCAGCCAATTTCTTCTTGAATTGTTTTATGGACCCACAGCTTCCTTCATGGACTTTGCATTGCAGATGTTACCACAGCTATTTGCATATTGCATGCCTAGAACTTGCAATTATCTAATTCTAGTTGTTACTTCTGGGGATACAGGGTGTGCTGTTCTGGATGGCTTCCTTCGTCTCACAAAC GCTGACAAACAAAGAATTGCAATTCTCACATTCTTTCCTGAAGAGACAATTAGTCAGGTTCAGAAAGCACAGATGATTAGTTACAAAGCAGAAAATGTAAAGTCTGTTGGTGTCAAAtctaactttgatttctgtcaAATGATTATAAAACAAATATTCACAAATTCTGACTACAGAGGCTTCCTAACTGTTGAGTATGGTTTGTATACTCAACTCAGCTTTGTATACTGCAACTCAACAAACTGGGCTTGTTAGCTGCCAAAGGTAGTCTATCATGCCTCCTCTTATCTTGATCTTATCAACCAAGGTGTAATTACCTTCGGAGATCCAATTGATGTTTGTATTCCCACAGGTAACTTTGATAATATATTGGTAGCAGTATATGCAAAACATATTGGGATTCCAATTCGTAAATTTATTTGTGCTTCTAATCAAGATGCCACACTGACTGATTTCATAAGGACTGGCAAATATGATTTGAGGCATGGAAATGTGACTGCTTTTTCTCCGACATTAGATGTTCTCAGGGCCTACAACATTGAAAGATATTTACACCTTGTTTCACAAGGTGATGGATTGCTGATGACCAAGCTATTTTCCCAGCTGAAAGAACAATATTACTTTCAGGTGCCTTTACTTGAGAGAATTCAACGTGACTTTATGTCAGACTGGTGTTCGGAGGGAGAGTGCCTGGATGCTATCTACTCTGTTTACAGATCCACAGGTTACATTCTGGACCCAGACACTGCTATGGCAAAATTGGTAGCAGATCGTCAACATGATGGGACCTGTTCTGTAGTTGTTATGTCAACAGCTCATCCTTGCAAGTCAGCAGCTGCTGTGCTGCAGGCTTTGAAGGTTAAAGAAATAAGTCAGCGACCCATTGATCAGCTGCAGATGTTGAACTCCTTAAACTCCATGCCTTCCATTCACAATGCTGTGCTGGAAAGGATTGGAAAGGCTCATACCCAGGATTACCAAGTCTGTCCAGCTGAACCAAGTGATATTATGGATAATATAGAAAGATTTATTTATCAGAAATTCATGTGTGTTGCATAA